AGTGTAGATTTTTTACCAGCTTGCGAAACCCATCATTGAGCAATCTGACATCATATCCATCCTTCAAAACCCTGGCGATATCGTCTGCTCTCACACTGGAGGGAACCAGAAAAAGTTTGCTATCTCCGCTTAGTCCAACATTGGCGCTAACATCATACGCAGCTTCTTCGATTTGACTCTCTCCCCACAGATAATTATTGAGAGTCTTGTGCATATTTTCCGGGTCTAAGCCAAAAATATTATGAATTCCAGGGGAAGGAACATCAGTATCAACCACACCCACCCGATTTCCGTGCTGAGCAATGGTTGTTGCCAGATTTGCTGTAAAGTTGGACTTTCCGGTGCCACCCCGATAGGAGTGAACTGACACGACTTTCGGCACTTCAGTAACCTCTCAGCAATTTCACGTAAAAGAAAATTTTATCTCAAAATACCATTTATTTGGGAATTATAACGAATAATAAGCGGTCGTTATGATATGCTTATGGGCTCTTCGGTACTTGATATGCTAAAACTTTTGTAGAAATGCAATGCTTTCAAGGCCCTTGCGTTATCTTGGGGCCTTTGCTAAGCATTCCCCAATCAAAATCATTGATTTTCCCTTCATGTTATCTTGGGGAATGCTATCTCCCCAAATACTAAGAATTTGGCATACTAGAAACCGAAGAACCATAAAGCTTTCTTTATTTAAGCTTCACATAAATTACGGATAACTTTACTCAAAATTCATAAAGTTTTAACAAAACTGGGTTATCTTAAAAATTAGGTAGTATGTGTAAATACGTAACTGCTCTCCGAAACTTAATTGCGGTGAGCAGTTGACAAGCAACTAAGTATATGTGTAAAATCATAAGAAATTATTGTGTGTATCTGGAGTTGGCAGAGTCAGGGAGATTGGGCGTTAACATTTGGCGTTTATTTATGCCTATCTGTTCGCGAAAAGTCTACAGGCCAATCCAACCAAAATTTGTCAGTATTTTTTTCCTTTTAGAGTTTTTGTCAATCAAAGGCCGCAATTGCTAATCGGCAAAACATTAAAACCCATCTCACCAGTACAAAGCAGGAGTTACTCATGTCACAGCAAGCGATCCAGTCTATCAATGCTGAAAATTTACCGATTGAAGAGTACAATTTTGTCAAGTCTCAACAAGCGATTTACGAGCTATGTCTAGCACTTCAACAAGATGAAGCGCTCAAATCGCAGCTAGAAACTGCTAAAAACCCCGATAATTTTATCCAGGTTGCCGCCGAACTCGGTTATGATTTTACGGTTTCAGATCTGGAATTCGCCATGCGTTGGGCGCTGGAAAAGACAGATCTCGACTCAGATGAATTCGATGACTATGAACTCAGTGAAGAAGATTTAGAAGCGGTGGCGGGTGGAGTGGTTTACGCAAGAGCAATGTCCAACAATAGTTATTGGCACGATACGGGGATTTTGGTTAACCAACAATGTTTCCATTTACTCGAACAATCGACCGACGCACGAAGCCAAATGGAAGTGGCACTTGAAACGATGGAGTTGTGGAAATGGAAGGGCAACAACACAGTCGAAGTATTCGATCTCGACGGAAAAGTTAGTCCGTACACAATAACTGGCATCGCTTATGATGGGCTTGCCTTGAGTTTATTACAGAACACATCGGGTAAAGAAACTTACTCCAATGGTCTAACTGGTATTCTTCTTTAGAGGGGCGGTATCGGTATCATCGCATTTTTGCATAACAGAATTGTCAGTTAGGCTCGTGGGAAAAGTGGGTAATATAGCTAATTAAGATAGCGCTGAAGCGCAACAACGTACCCATTACAAAATCTTAGGTATGTAGTTGCGCTTCAGCGCTCTTGACTCCTTTCGGGCCACAAGTACCCATGACCCATTCCGAACAAAATCTTAGGTAAGTAGTTGCGCTTCAGCGCTCTTGACTCCTTTCGGGCCACAAGATTATGTAGAGGCATTAGCATTGCAGAATTAAGGTTTCGGTTTTGAGTTAAGATTAATTTTGTAATGTGAGAGCCCGACAACTATATATAGTCTTTGATTATATAAGGGCGTAAGTAAAGAGCGCTTCAGCGCAACTACGTCAGGTTAGCGGGAGAGTGTCAACAAATGCAGACTTATGGCTGGATAAGATGCTGTTGGAGGTTGTTGTGGGTAAGTTACTTGACGCTGAGTGGGACTACTGTATTCACTCAATATGCTTTAGCGCAGCTCATTCCCGATCGGACTCTAGGCAGTGAAAGCTCTGTCACTACTCCAACGGTCATCAACGATATTAGCAGCGATCGCATTGATAATGGAGCGATTCGCGGCGCTAATCTGTTCCACAGTTTTCGGGAATTCAATGTCGGGTCAGGAGGGGGTGTCTATTTTTCTAACCCAGCTGCGATCGAACGAATTATAACGCGAGTGACAGGAGGAAATAGTTCCCAAATCTTAGGAACGCTGGGAGTTTTGGGAAATGCGGACTTATTTTTAATTAATCCCAATGGGATTATCTTTGGCCCCAAGGCTCGATTAGACCTCAAAGGTTCATTTATAGGCAGTACAGCCAGCAGTATTATATTTGCAAATGGCATAGAATTTAGCGCCACTAACCTCCAAGCGCCAGCACTACTAGCTATCAATGTTCCCTTGGGATTGCAATATGGCGCAAATCCCGATCGCATTATCAATCGAAGTAGGGATGGAACCTCAGAATCTACGCTGCAAGTGCCAGTTGGGAAAACTTTTGCGCTAGTGGGTGGCGATGTGATGCTCGAAGGCGGCACAATGAAAGCGTCGCAAGGACGAATAGAATTAGGCAGTGTTGGCGATAACAGTTTAGTCAATCTTACCCCGATCGATCGAGGCTGGGCGCTGAATTATGACGGGGTGCAGAACTTTCGAGATCTCAGCTTATCCCAAGGGGCAATTGTCGATACCAGCGGTGATAGTGGCGGGGATATTCAGATACAGGCAAGGCGCTTAACAATGACTGATGGAGCAGTGATTTCTTCTGATAATGGAGGCTCCCAACGTGGGGGAAATATAGATATCACCACTTCTGAATCGGTGGAACTTGTGGGCGGACTTAACCAGGCTTTTGGCGATTTTCCTGTTTATACCCAGATATCAACTTCTACCGTAGGAACTGGAGCATCTGGTAATTTAACAATTAGAACCGGAAGATTAACCATTCGAGATGGTGCAATTATCGCTAATCAATCAATTGGTGCCGGTAACGCCGGAAATTTGACGGTAGTTGCTTCGGAGCTTATAGAACTGATTGGAGTAGGATCAGATAACCCGTTGATGCCGCCTAGTGGCTTATTTGCACAAGCCTCCTTAGGCGACGTTTCCTTTACAGGTAATGGTGGAAACTTGACTGTGGAAACCAAACGGCTGATTATTCGAGATGGAGCATTAATAGGCACTAATACTTTTACAGCAGGTCAAGCGGGAAATTTGACAGTAAAAGCCTCCGAGTCTATAGAACTGATTGGCACAAATCCCTCGCCAGAATTATCGGGTGGCATCGGTGCGGGGGTTAATATTGGGGCTAAGGGCAATAGCGGCGACTTAACGATCGAAACTAAACGACTCACTATTGAAGGTGGCGGACAGATTGCAGCTTCCACATTGGGTGAGGGTAATGCAGGGGATTTGATTGTCAACGCTTCAGAGTCGATCGAACTGATTGGGACTCGACAAAATGCTGATTTAAGGATCGGTAGTAGCGGCTTGTTTGCTTCGGCAGAGGAAGGCGCTACTGGTAAGGTTGGAGATGCAAGGATTAGTGCTGGAAGGTTGATTGTCCGGGATGGAGCGAGAATCTCAGCAGACAATTTCGGCACAAATTCAGGTGGAAATTTAATGTTAAACGTAGGGCAATTAATTATTCAGAATGGGGGTACTGTAAGGGCTGGATCTTTTGGTGATGGCCCTGGAGGAATCTTAGATGTGAATGCTGATTCGGTGCAGGTAACTGGGATCGGCACATTGGGAGGTGAAACAATTAATAGCGCCTTATTTACTGAAGCCGACGCGGGTGGAAATGCGGGAAACTTGAGGATTACAACTGGCTCTTTGAGAATAGCAGATTCTGGAGAAGTCAATGTAGGCAGTCTGGGGTCAGGAGCGGCAGGTAGCTTGGAAATCAATGCTGATTCGATCGGGCTCGATAACTTTGGTAGGCTTAGATCTGACAGTAAGGCAGGATTTGGGAACATTAATATCCACGCACGGGACTCGTTGATATTACGCGGCAATAGCGGAATTAGCACTAATTCGCAAGGCATCGATCCTGGAGGAAATATCAGTATCACCGCAGCTAACTTAGTGGCGCTGGAAAATAGCGACATTACTGCTAATGCAACAAATAGCTTCGGCGGTCAAGTCACTATTAATGCTTCTGGTATCTTTGGCACTCAGTTCCGCGACAAACAGAGCGATATCACCAGCGATATCACCGCCACTTCCGATTTAGGCGCTCAGTTCGGCGGTACTGTGCAAATCAACACGCCTGATGTAGACCCCAGTGCTGGGTTAGTCGAGCTATCTACAACAGTGGTTGATGTGGAAGGTTTAGTCGCCAAAAACGTTTGTACTCGGCGAGATGAGGCAGGCAGTTCCTTTGTAGTAACAGGAAGGGGTGGTTTACCCCCAAATCCCAACGATCCCATGACCAACGACATTGTAGCGGTTGAGTGGGCTAGGCCCGATCGGGCCGACTCCAAGCTCAGAGGAGGAGGTGGAGGAAGGAGTGAGCGATCGCAAATTACCAATTACCAGATTGTGGAAGCTCAAGGCTGGATAGTCGCTGCGGATGGCACCATTATCCTGACTGCCAAAGCACCCACAGCTACTCCTCACAGTCCCGGCTTGATTCAACCGGGCTGCTAGCCTCTGTCGTTAAACTTGAGCAGGTCTGACTACGCAGCGAAAGCCGATGTGACCAGTAGAGGTATCTACTGTTTCGGGATGACGGGCAGCAGGACGATAGCGGGCGCAATAATTGGCAGCGCAGAGGAACGAGCCGCCCTTGAGTACCTTGCGGGGAAACTGAGGTATATGAGGGTCATAGCTTCCTTCTCTTTTACCACCTCTAGGATTGGCGGGAATACAGCAAGGTTTGGCGGCATTTTCTGGATGACGCTCTTGATACCAGTCGCTCGTCCATTGCCACACATTGCCTGCCATATCATACAAACCGTAGCCATTGGGAGGATAGGAACCGATCGCTTCTGGCTTAGGAATACGGGTT
This genomic interval from Argonema galeatum A003/A1 contains the following:
- a CDS encoding MinD/ParA family ATP-binding protein; translation: MPKVVSVHSYRGGTGKSNFTANLATTIAQHGNRVGVVDTDVPSPGIHNIFGLDPENMHKTLNNYLWGESQIEEAAYDVSANVGLSGDSKLFLVPSSVRADDIARVLKDGYDVRLLNDGFRKLVKNLHLDYLFIDTHPGLSKETFLSIAISHVLILILRPDKQDYQGTAVTVDVARQLKVRKLLLAVNKVHSKLNVDALKQKIEESYDAPVAGIFPLSEDLVQLASEGVFCLRYPDHPISQEFRKVAQRIME
- a CDS encoding Nif11-like leader peptide family RiPP precursor, which codes for MSQQAIQSINAENLPIEEYNFVKSQQAIYELCLALQQDEALKSQLETAKNPDNFIQVAAELGYDFTVSDLEFAMRWALEKTDLDSDEFDDYELSEEDLEAVAGGVVYARAMSNNSYWHDTGILVNQQCFHLLEQSTDARSQMEVALETMELWKWKGNNTVEVFDLDGKVSPYTITGIAYDGLALSLLQNTSGKETYSNGLTGILL
- a CDS encoding beta strand repeat-containing protein; this encodes MQTYGWIRCCWRLLWVSYLTLSGTTVFTQYALAQLIPDRTLGSESSVTTPTVINDISSDRIDNGAIRGANLFHSFREFNVGSGGGVYFSNPAAIERIITRVTGGNSSQILGTLGVLGNADLFLINPNGIIFGPKARLDLKGSFIGSTASSIIFANGIEFSATNLQAPALLAINVPLGLQYGANPDRIINRSRDGTSESTLQVPVGKTFALVGGDVMLEGGTMKASQGRIELGSVGDNSLVNLTPIDRGWALNYDGVQNFRDLSLSQGAIVDTSGDSGGDIQIQARRLTMTDGAVISSDNGGSQRGGNIDITTSESVELVGGLNQAFGDFPVYTQISTSTVGTGASGNLTIRTGRLTIRDGAIIANQSIGAGNAGNLTVVASELIELIGVGSDNPLMPPSGLFAQASLGDVSFTGNGGNLTVETKRLIIRDGALIGTNTFTAGQAGNLTVKASESIELIGTNPSPELSGGIGAGVNIGAKGNSGDLTIETKRLTIEGGGQIAASTLGEGNAGDLIVNASESIELIGTRQNADLRIGSSGLFASAEEGATGKVGDARISAGRLIVRDGARISADNFGTNSGGNLMLNVGQLIIQNGGTVRAGSFGDGPGGILDVNADSVQVTGIGTLGGETINSALFTEADAGGNAGNLRITTGSLRIADSGEVNVGSLGSGAAGSLEINADSIGLDNFGRLRSDSKAGFGNINIHARDSLILRGNSGISTNSQGIDPGGNISITAANLVALENSDITANATNSFGGQVTINASGIFGTQFRDKQSDITSDITATSDLGAQFGGTVQINTPDVDPSAGLVELSTTVVDVEGLVAKNVCTRRDEAGSSFVVTGRGGLPPNPNDPMTNDIVAVEWARPDRADSKLRGGGGGRSERSQITNYQIVEAQGWIVAADGTIILTAKAPTATPHSPGLIQPGC